Sequence from the Helianthus annuus cultivar XRQ/B chromosome 13, HanXRQr2.0-SUNRISE, whole genome shotgun sequence genome:
CAACTGATGTCTAGCCAGTCGAGAGAACCATGTGCTGCATTAATGAGCTAGTAGGGTCACAAGAGTGGAAGAAAACTGTGAAGATGGTGTTTCAAGCGACAATTTGGAACTTGTGGAAAGCAAGAAACAAAAGAGAATTTGAAGGAAATATACGAGCCGGAGATAACATTGTGGAAGATATAAAAGCGGAGACATTTTTATGGTTGAAGTGTAGGTCAAAGTTTAAGAATCTAGTATGGGAAAGGTGGGTGGATTTTAATATAAGAGATGTAATAATGTAAAGGAAGTAATGGGCGACGGGAGACATTTATTTTCGCTTTTATTTTCTGTATTGTAACTTTGGGTTTTACAGCATATGCTGGCCCTATTCTATAATGATAGAATTTTATCGTTCAAAAAAACAATAGTATCATTCTTATTCTACACGCATATCTAAAAAATGCAAATTAACCTACACAACACCACACAGCCCAAATGACAACATGTCTAAAGCGTATACACGTGCACACGGTCATAAATAATATATAGCATATACAATTCTCCAGGTTGACGACCAAATAAGCTCTGAGACAACGAAGGAACAAAAAACAAATCTTAATCCTTGTAATGGAGCATATACTCCAGTTTCATGAGAAAACAACCAGGGAGAAAAAGAGAACATTTTTCTTATATAGAAATATAGAACTACAGAAGAACTTAACATCTTGCCAGAAATACTATATATAGATTACATACATGCAGACATTATGCGACAAATCATCCGATAAGAGGTACACAAATATCATATATAGAACAAAGATGCCAATGATGCCACCAAAATGCACAAGAAAGCCACTTTTCCCAAGTGAGCAATAGTGGCATAAATGGAAGTATGATCTATACCTGCAGCGGAAATGACAAGTTCCGCTACAGAAGCCAAGCCGTACATCATGAGACTGGTAACCGAGAACATGATGAACCGAGGGTGAGTTTTGAAAGGGAAACCATGTACGCCCTGCGACTTGATCTCAACAAAAGCAAGGAGAGCGCTAATAATAAAGCTTATTGCAGAATGGAGCATGATGGCACCTCCCCTAGCTGGTACTTGTCGATAATAGTTAGCCCAAAGGCGGTAGAGAGGCGCCACTAGACCACCACATATGTGAAGAATGCGGGTGATCCATTGGAAGAATGCGCGAAGTTTGGTATTTGCGGGTTGTGAGTTGATAATGATAACTTGTTCCGCAACAGGAATATCAATTTCTATGGTGGACTGAGtcatggttttttttttgggtgcaGATTTAGTGGGAGCCGAGAGATTCTAAAGCAAGGTTATATAGAGAAAACTGCTAGGAAAGTGCGATGTAATTTCCAGATGGAATTATGGATTTCAATAGCGATTgcggttattttttttttttgaaagatgaCTTTTATAAAAAACACCAAGAGCTACTCCATTCCTAAGACAGGAACGAAGCACTCGAAAGCCCAATTACACAACCTGAAATTTACACCAATCTTTCCATTCTACGAATACAGATTTTTGTCTATTTTTTAACCAAAGGAACCCCAAGACCTTCAAATCCGCCACTATCTCTGCCACACTCGACTTTATATCTTCAAAAATGCGCTCATTTCTCGCCTTCCAAATTCTCCAACAAGCTATGATAATCACTCCTCGTAAGACTTCTTTTCTTCTAGCCGACATAGGAATCAACTTGTGCATTTCCAACAAATCCTTTACCGTGAATGCAAAAATGTGAGGAATACCGCACCATGTAGATACAGCTTGCCAAACACCCGCAGCGATTGCACATCCCGTGAAAAGATGATTCGCCGTTTCCTCTTGAGCTCCACAAAAAACACAAAGCTCATTTTCAAAGTTGATCTTCCTTTTTCTCAGTTCTACTCTGGTAGGAAGCCTTTCCATTTCCGCCCTCCACGCAAAAATGTTACATTTCGCTGGAATCCAATTGCACCATTCATGAGCATAAAAGCCTACATGATGGTTCGATAGTTGCAGCTCTTTTTTAACACTACCAACAGAAAACATCCCATCTCTGGATCCTTTCCATATCCACTTGTCTCCCCGTTCATTGTAACCTGCAGAACACAAAAGATTGCGGTTATTAAACAGCTAATTGTTTGTGTCGCATGTTATAGTTATGTAAATCTGAAAGGTCGTGTTTCGGATAAAAAACAAttacgctctgataccacttgtagatcccgATACGGATCGTCGGACTACGATGATTTCTTGTAATTTCGGATGCCGTAACGAATGCCAATCCTCGTTACGACACAAACCGAGCGAGAGAAACAACATTACACAAAGATTCGACGTTTAACGGGTTCGTGTATTAGATCGAGCAGAGTTTCGTTACAATATACAAAATCAAGCTTTCaactctctagtttctctctctagtgCTCTTGCAAGCCTACAGGGGAGGAGCTTAATGGAAACCGAGGGGTTGCACACCCCCACCCAAAgttttggttaaaagtgtaaaatttTCGATTTTTCGTCCGAAAGTTTTCAAACTATAAAGGACCGCCCCCCAATTATTTgtctaaatatttatacaatatataaattgagTCCCATGACTTTCCGTTcccgaaacttttggtcaagttACACCACTATAAGGGTGTACGGTGTGGTGATCGGTAAAGGGTGGCAAACCCCTTTACCGATCGGTAAACACCACCGCCAACAAGTGTTTAATCACCAAAGTTTGCCAAATCGGTGGTGGCATGCCGAATCGGTAAGGGGAGGAAGAAAGAGAGAGGGGGTgtgtgggtggggtccattccatctctcaaccaatcacactttttcctttttaaaaaaaaaaacgtttaccactttatcaaatgtctaaaccattgccaacacttttcaccaatGTTTAAACATTTTTCACTGATTGACATGGCGCACTCTGATTGATCGCTTTTTTAGTTTaccactccaaagtgtttaaccactccttacaccctaagCCTATCTCTATAAATGACAAGAATGTTATATCTATACTATCAGAAATAACACTACACATGTAAGtcatgcataattgatatttgtTTGCAAGTTATGAAtaatcatgacatcatcatgatgtcaTTCTCGTACGCATCACTAGCATCTCGTAGGCCGAATGGTCTCAAACGTCACTAGCGCCATCCACACCGTAATGCATCAACAAAACCCACAATTTTTTGTCGCTTCACTTATTTCATTAGCTAATCTGTATTATATTACTTAATTTATTAAAGTTAATGAAATGAAAAAAACATTACTAATAAAAATTTACCATCCTTAATTTGGCAAATTTCTCTTCCCTCACAATAATACTATTCATTTTTTTCATTCATTTAATTGCTCTAAACTCTAAACCACCACTCTAGCCCCTCCCTCTACTAATTCCCAATTCATCAATCACCACCATTTTTATGAGTCAAACTCCACCCTTCatttcaatatttttttttttacattgaTGAACATAAAATTTTAAATATGTAACATAAAAGAATATATTAACAAATTTCATAACTTCTTTAATAAGAAATAGTTATTACAATCAAATCAAAGTACTACTAAATCTTTGAAGTTcgaattataattattattaacaCTAATTCATACATATGAACAACAATCAAATAAATATAACAACATTTCTATGATAATGTTTTACGTTTTGGTTTAAAGTTGGCGACTTAACACATGTAACGTGTGCgcatggttcaacgtttttacgttaaatGACTTTGCCGCAACGCACGGGTCCTAAGTAATAGTTTATATTAAATTATGTTCAAATAATATCTTATCTCAAAATATGGTTTTATAATAAACTAGGATTTTCCTATCACGCGTTGCGGCGGAGAATCTTCGTATGAAACAAACCATATGAAACTGCAATATATAAATGTAAcaacaaaacacaaaataaaacAATTAGAAGAAAAAAAATAGTGACTTGGTGTAGCGACCCAAATGAACGAACGGAAAAATGATGGTGGTGACATTGTGTTACGCAGTTTTCGTAAGAATTCATATCggttatttagttttttttttctaaaaaaaataaagaacgagaattatgaaataaaattaTTGGGTTAAAACGTATATTATTTATAGTGTATGGATTAATTCGAAacttcaaaagatttaaaaaaaacaattggAGCGGCTATAGTTATCTTTTAATGTTATTCTTCTATATCTTAAAAACCAAAGTCGGTGGGTTTCCATCGGCTTTGGTTGTCCTTTTATTTTTAGAGTTTTCTATTTTAGTCcctcttttatttttattatcgCGGTATTTGGTGTTTTTAATCCTTACCTTTTTACTAATTTAATTTTCCATCACTAACTTATGTTTGTTAAATTCTTTTGTTTATCTCTTTCATTCttttacttaaaaaaaaacagtttcttatatgcatatttttatgtacataTCAGTATAAATTTGAGTgtgtctacgttttgacgtaatttTTTAGGCAAGTCAGGTCAcctataatacgttttcgtttaaaccatttttatgtgcatatttttatgtatatgtcTGTATTAATTTGAGTTGGTCTACGTTTCGAcataaacttttttgggaaacaAGTCAAggcaaatataatacgttttcatgcttatttttatgtatgttttcgcAAATTTTGTTTAGAAATGAAatgagtggagtcaaattgtatttttttccttttttaaacatCTAATATATCCCatataatatgtatataatacgttatgattatACGGTATTAATTtgatttgctttattttttcatTCAATCGCAATTTTTATATAGGTTATACTGAGTTCAATCGAATTCGTCGAACACATACGTTTTcgtatggttaacgcatcacataacgtttggactaatacATTCGATATTTGAGATGTGCCCatgccgcaacgcgcgcgggctTATTACTAGTTTAATATAAAAGAAATGGTATAATaaataaaagtgtaaaaaaggtaATCTAGACAATGTAAAAGCCTAATAAATTAGCAATTCTATTTTTAACCACCTTTGATCCACCAataataatgattacagaaaATCTAAAGTCGAAAAGAATTCAATATGAATCTAAGAATAAaagtatattattattattattttattacatTTATTAAGACAATATACATGGCAAACATGCTACTACAATATTAGTGGTTATTATACGTCTAAGGTCGTCGGGGAGAAGGCATGGAAACCAAAGGGAGCCACTAATCTAAACTCACAGAATAAGAATGGTTCCTCCTCTGGGAATGCAACGTTTAAGGAAGGAGTCTCTTTTGCAAACCTGTTTCAAAAGGACGTACAGATTAATAACCTGGGCTCCAAGACCATTACGGTAGACGGTAAAGGCTCGAAGTATCCGTTACACTGTATGGGGAGATCTATTCATGGTGTTGTAAAAGACCTCAGGTCCTTTAATAGTTTAAATCAAATCCTGAGTAATGGTGGTTTGAGAGATTTTGGCCTATCGTATATTGGTGGCCTGAGTTTTCTACTCACCCTAGGCAATCCAGGTATGGTCAAAGAAGTCATGACTAATCACACGGAATGTTTATCTAGTGTCTTCAGCCGGTTCCACGTCTGGAAAGGGGAGGATCTTCCAATGGATCGTATTGCGAAACTCCGGATCACTGGGATTCCGGTACATCTTAGAGATAATTCATTATTTGACCGAATTGGAGGTCTGTATGGTATGGTGCTGCAGAGTTCTCCATTCTCTTGGCAATCTTTGGATAACTCGCACAGCTCAGTTCTTGTGTTGGTGCCCCATGGGAGACGTATTGAAGAGTCAATGGTTTTGAACTGGGAAGAGAGGAGGTATGTGGTCTGGGTCACAGAAGACTTTGAAATTTGGAAACCTGATCTGGATGGGGAGTTTTCTCAGGGTGACCCCGGCGGAGACATGTCAGATGACTCCGATGGGTTCTCGGTTGGTGAGAATAATGAAGAAAATAACCAAAAATTCGGTGACTTTGAGGAAGGTGAGTTCATCCCTCCGACGGAATGTCAGCCCGAGCCGGAAGGGGATTTCCGGCCAACATCGGAGTCTCAAAACGATCGGGATTACGAAGAGTTGCCAATTGATGATCAATTGGAATGCGAGAAGTCGGCTGGCATGGAAAAGTCTGTTCGTGAACCGATGATGAAACCGCATGGCTTGCATGGGGAAAATATCTCACATGGGGATTGTAATAATGGTGTGGGACCAATAAATGAGGCGGCTGGGATATTGGATGGTGGTACCCACCAGTTGGATGAAAGAGAATTTCACACTAAAGAACCTGGATCCAAGGAAGGCCCAACACCCCTGATTGGGCTTGGTAAGAGACCCAGGGCAAATCGGTGCCCACCTTCCACAGGGTCCATGCAGGGTCCACCTTCTAGGAGTTTTTGTCAATCTCACCACCAGAATAGTGTAGATGGCTCCTTTGACTTGAACAGGCCTACCCTCTTCAACCAATCGGTCTGTGAAGATGTCTTCTCGGGTGAGGAAAATCAAGCAACGGAGTCCCCTCCGTTCGGTGGGGAGGTCCATCAGCAACAGTCGGTACTACCCCAATCGGTGATGCATCATTCGCCTGGCCCCAGAGGCAATTCAGTTGATGTGGAATCTGAATCTCGAAGAGAGTTCATTGCTACGGCTAGTATTGGTGTCAAGGTTGGTATCGATTTGCAAAGGTATGAAGAAGCTACTTTGAATCTCATTCAAGGTGAAGGTGTCTCCACTGGTTTACAATGAATTTTCTTTCGATTAACTTAAGGGGGGTACGGGATACCCGTAAAACCGATTGGATTCGGGGAATAAAAACTACATACGGTGTCCATTTTTTAGCTATCCAGGAGACTAAGTTGGAGGATACAGCCAGATTTATGTTTAATGGTTTTTGGGGGCGATCCGCTTTTAATTTAGAAGTGGTAGATGCCGTAGGTCGTTCTGGGGGGTTGGCTTGTCTCTGGAACCCTGCATTATTCTCATGTGATAGCGTGGTGAAAGATCGGTTCTTTTTAGTATTGTCAGGCTTTATCAGGCAATCCGGTGTCCGCATCAATTTGATGAATGTATATGCTTCTAATAGTGCTTCCGAACGCAGGAACATTTGGGCTAATCTGGTGAATATTAAGAATTCGATGCAGGGTTTGTGGGTTTTTATGGGAGATTTCAATGAAGTTAGGGATGAGTCGGAACGGCTCAATTCAGAGTTTGTTGCATCCAATGCAGAGGCTTTCAATCAATTCATCCTGGCTGCTGGTCTCTGTGAATATCAGATGGGGGGCGGTAGGTTTACGTATATCTCAGATCGCGGAGATAAATTAAGCAAACTGGACCGGTTCTTAGTATGTTGTGGCTTTATGGAAATGTGGTCTTCGGCCTCGGTTCAAGCCCTTAACCGGGCTGCATCGGATCATCGACCTATACTATTATCTACTACGCCTACGGATTTCGGTCATATTCCGTTTAGGTATTATAATTCTTGGATGGAGATCCCAGGCTTCACGGATATGGTGAAAAGTAAGTGCATGTCTTTCAATTTCAATGGTCCCGCTGATTTGGCTTTGTCAGTAAAACTAAGGTGGCTGAAGAATAGTATCAAAGCTTGGCTGAAAATTGAAAAGGATAGATCGGGCAAGGAATACCTGGAGAAGAAAAACCGCATTCAAGTCTTAGAATCTTTGGCTGAGGTTAGGCCCTTAAATGATGGTGAGCTTAATGAAAGATCAGAATGTATCAATGTAGTGATGGAGGCGGACCGAAGGAAATTAATGGATGATCGGCAAAAATCTAGGACTCGTTGGGCTTTGGAAGGTGACGAAAATTCAGCTTTTTACCACAGCGTTATTAACTCCAACATCAGCAACAATCGTATTAATGGCCTCAGGATAAATGGATCTTGGGTTACAAATCCAGTGGAAATAAAAGaaaggttttttgaatttttctcaAACCAATATACTGAGCCAATGACTTCCAGGCCTGCTATAATGTGTCATAACCTAAACTCTCTGTCGGAAGTTGATGCTGCTACCCTTGTTGAGCCCTTCACAGTTCTGGAGATAAAAGAAGCAATTTGGGACTGCGTTGGAGATCGGGCCCCGGGACCAGATGGATTCAATTTCAAGTTTATAAAAAAGAACTGGGATCTTTTCCACAGTGATTTCTTTAAACTTTTTCAAGAATTCTATGTCAAAGGGTCCATTAATGGATGTTGCACGTCTTCTTTTTTGGCTCTAATCCCGAAAGTAAAAGATCCTATCTCTCCTACGGACTTCCGGCCCATTAGCCTAATCGGTGTCATTAACAAAGCGATCTCAAAAGTCTTAGTAAATCGGCTCCGAAAGGTTGTTGGGAAACTCATATCGGAGGAACAGTCGGCGTTCTTGGCGGGAAGAAACATCACTGACGGGCCCCTCATTCTAAATGAAGTAATCGCATGGTTGAAGAAGTCAAAAAAGTCGGGTATGATGTTTAAGGTTGATATCCATAAAGCTTATGATTCTCTAAATTGTAATTTCCTAGACTCGGTTATGGAACAAATGAATTTTCCGAATCGGTGGAGGACTTGGATTATGGCTACTCTCGTGTCGGCTAGAGCCTCGGTATTGGTGAATGGTTCGCCGACCATGGAATTCGCATGCTACCGTGGTCTACGCCAAGGAGATCCTTTGTCTCCGTTCCTGTTTGTCATTGCCATGGAGGCGCTCACCGGAATTATGAAAAAGGCCGTATCGGAAGGTATATTTGAAGGGTTTCGCTGCACAAGAAATGGTCCAAATTTGTCTCATCTCATTTACGCCGATGACGTCGTTTTCCTGGGTAGATGGTCGACTGAAAATGCACTTAATCTACGCAGAATTTTAAGGTGTTTTTACTTGGCGTCTGGGTTAAAAATAAACCTTTCTAAGTGTACCATGTTTGGGGTGGGGGTAAATGATGATGATGTGCAGCAGATGGCAGACTTTATGAAGTGTAAAAAAGGTTCCTTTCCTGTAAAACACTTGGGTTTGGTGGTTGGAGCAAATATGAACTTGGCACGCAATTGGAAACCGGTTGTTGATGTGTTTAGAAACAGGTTGTCATTGTGGAAGGCAAAAAATCTCTCGTACGGTGGAAGAATCACTTTACTTAAGTCGGTATTAAACTCACTACCGACTTACTATTTCTCGTTGTATAAAGCTCCGTCAAATGTGTTGGATACGTTGGAAAGGATTAGGAGGAATTTCTTTTGGAATGGTTCGGATGACAACTCATATACAAGTTGGTTAGCATGGGAGAAGGTTATCGCCCCGACCGAATATGGGGGTTTAGGCTTCGGATCATTACGAGATGCCAACTTGGCAATGTTGTCGAAATGGTGGTGGAGATTTAAGGTAGATAAAGATGGGTTTTGGAGAAGAGTCATATGGGCAATACACCATAACGCAAGATCTTGGGCATCAATACCGGCAAAGGTTACGATACCCGGGCCTTGGAAGCAAATTGTTGGAGTTCGAACTCACCTAAACCAAGTAGGTATTAACCTTGACCAACTGATATGGTGTAAAGTCGGTACCGAGTCTATGGCAGCTTTCTGGTTAGATTACTGGATCGGAAATCAACCCCTGTACATGGCATTCCCTCTTCTTTTTGCGTTGGAAAAAGAAAAGTTGTGTAGTATTGTGGATAGGGTTATATGGGACACCACCGGTGTGAATATCACGTGGGTTTGGAACAGGTCGGTTATGAACAATGCTGAGGAGCTACAGCTACAAAACCTCACAGCCTTAATATCCAGTTTTAATGTGGCTACGGGACGAGATGAATGGATATGGAAGTTACGTCCTTCGGTGGGTTTTTCGGTGGCGGACATCAAGAATAAAGCTGCAATGTATAATCGAAACATCCCGGAATATGTATTTCTTTGGAATAATAGCATACCAAAAAAAGTTGGAGTCGTATCGTGGAGGGCGGCAATGGAACGATTGCCGACAAGAGCTGCTTTGGCTGCTAGGAACATTGATGTGGGAGATACGCGATGCCCTTTCTGCGGTGAATACGAAGAAACAAGTGAGCATCTGTTCGTTTCATGCCAATTCTCGCAGACGATTTGGAGCGTGATTGTACAATGGTGTAAGGTTCCACCTTTGATTGCCTTTAGCTTTAAAGATGTTCTTGATCTACATCTTACTGTGAATGGGTCAAAAAGGAGGAAAAAGGTTCTGAATGCAATTACCCAGGTTGTTGTTTGGAGCGTTTGGAGAATGCGGAACGAGGTTATATTCAATCAAGCTAGCCCAAGTGTGGTAAAGGTTGTGGAAGAAATTAAAGCTATGGTCTATCTGTGGATAAGGAACCGGATGAGATCACCAGGATGGTCGTGGAGTGATTGGCGCAGTTTTAATTTTGTAATGTAACATGGTTTGGTGTTGGCCGATTAGGCCAGGTTTTGGTGTAATCTTTTCTGTACATGTGGTGTCTAGCCGCTGGCTAGTTGAATGAATAAATAAATttctgttggccgttaaaaaaaaacaatattagtGGTTaaacaaaaagtaaaaaaagtttGTGGCTAGAAACAAACAAGATCGCTATAGACATCAtgatgttatttaatatatatattatagttcCTAATTGTGAGCATTCCTTGCTACTTATTTACTAATATTTTTCTTATTCAACCTGTCTAATATGCATGATTCTAAGTTAGTTTGTAAATAAATCACCATGTGATTGTATTATATGTTTCCCAAAAATATCCTCCACCTTTCTAAAATAGATTAATTAGTCTTTACATGGTAAAATATTATTTCTAGAATTTCATGAGTGAATTTGATTTGATTGATTATAAATATGAAAATTATCTTTTCTGTATGCTCTTTTTTTTATGGCTGCATCTATGAAAACTAGTCAAGTTAGAAAAAGAGACATACAAACATTAAATTACAAGGAGGGGATTTTGAATCCCATCCAAGAAACAACTAATTTTCTATTCCTACTGTATGGTACCATATGGTACCATCAATACAGATACTTTATGATAGGGTAAAAAAGAAAATCTTTTAGCCGATTGTCTTAGAAGAAAATAATGTTGTTTCTAAATCTCCAAATAACCCACCACCAACATAAATATGATTTAATATTAATTCCATCACTTGTTGACTAAAACTAAGGGGTTTCTTGCCTATTGCTATCAAAATGTGCACATAGTGATATTCTTCTCCATGAGTTTAATTAAGAGTTCTAGTCTCATGACTAAGAATAATCTGAATTTGGTAAAATAGAGGGTGTGTGTTtacgatttaaaaaaaaaacaaattaagatATTATTTATTAAACTACTAGAATTAAGTACATAGTATAAAATTAAGTACATGGTATAAAATTATCATATTCTAATTGCTACTGAGGAGAACAATCCTAAGTACAGTTATGTAACAAAAGAAAAGAGATAAACATTTTATTAATTCAAAAGATGCATTTTCAGCATCGAACAGTGTTAGCCTCCCAAATAATCCATTTATACCTACTCTTACCAATTCTTATCCTATCAGAATTAGTATTTATAACAAACTAATAAacttaaacaatttaaataataGACTAATAAATACTAAATAACTTCAAACTCAAATAATTTTACCTTGACTTTTCCCTTTGAAATATTGCAATATTTTCTCCACCTTCGGATTTTTCATTGGATTATGCCAACAATCACCTAGTAAATCCGATCTGGACTCTTCTGATCTGGACCCACGAGATCTTTGACGCCCAGTAGTTCTCGCATTTTGATAATCTTCacctcttttttttttaaagacaTACTAATTATGTCTTTACGTAAAATAATATTAATGTTAGTTAAGATAAATCTGACTAACTGAGGCCTTTCATGTAACCTTAGACTATTGTGAAGGAACGCCACTTTTCCCAGTCAAGATCCGATCTACTTTTCCTATTTTCGTACCATAAGAACGCCATCGTCTGAATCTCGCCAAAATCTGATCAATTGGAC
This genomic interval carries:
- the LOC110901927 gene encoding uncharacterized protein LOC110901927: MVLEPRLLICYNERGDKWIWKGSRDGMFSVGSVKKELQLSNHHVGFYAHEWCNWIPAKCNIFAWRAEMERLPTRVELRKRKINFENELCVFCGAQEETANHLFTGCAIAAGVWQAVSTWCGIPHIFAFTVKDLLEMHKLIPMSARRKEVLRGVIIIACWRIWKARNERIFEDIKSSVAEIVADLKVLGFLWLKNRQKSVFVEWKDWCKFQVV